In Bicyclus anynana chromosome 22, ilBicAnyn1.1, whole genome shotgun sequence, the following proteins share a genomic window:
- the LOC112057706 gene encoding venom protease isoform X2: MARVLIFLCVCLCYQLVDCQFEETCPTIDKGLGTCRNIKTCPPYVKLLEEARSNSAAVQVLRKAHCGFDGNTPKVCCPSQSVPVVTPPPTPALTPAPTPVPTPAPTPGTDTASGKSLTSDFVDAFPVPPVCGFSNGTFSRVVGGVNAKLGDFPWMALLGYKGKRSPTTSWLCGGSLITRHHALTAAHCIHNHEDDLYVVRVGELDLAREDEGATPLDVLIKSKIKHEGYNPKAFTNDIGLLVLEKDVEFTNLIRPICIPTDIKLRSTTFEDYNPFIAGWGDLEFRGPKATHLQVLQLPVVSNDFCRQAYTAYKAQVIDERVLCAGFKQGGKDSCQGDSGGPLMQPMFNPETLKFSFYQIGVVSFGKKCAEPGFPGVYSRVTSFVPWLEKNVLGL; the protein is encoded by the exons ATGGCGCGAGTGTTGatttttttgtgtgtttgtcTGTGTTACCAATTAGTGGACTGCCAATTTG AGGAGACATGTCCGACCATAGACAAAGGGCTGGGCACGTGTCGTAACATCAAGACGTGTCCGCCGTACGTCAAGCTGTTGGAAGAGGCGCGGTCCAACTCTGCAGCGGTGCAGGTGCTGAGGAAAGCCCATTGTGGCTTCGATGGGAATACCCCCAAG GTATGCTGTCCCAGTCAATCTGTGCCAGTGGTGACCCCACCTCCAACACCTGCCCTCACACCTGCCCCCACTCCTGTTCCAACACCTGCCCCCACACCTGGCACAGACACCGCGTCGGGCAAGTCGTTGACCTCTGACTTCGTGGATGCGTTCCCCGTGCCCCCAGTGTGCGGATTCAGCAATGGAACCTTCAGCAGAGTGGTCGGCGGAGTCAACGCCAAGCTTG GTGATTTCCCATGGATGGCACTGCTGGGTTACAAGGGCAAGAGGAGTCCGACCACCAGCTGGCTCTGCGGCGGATCCCTCATCACTCGGCACCACGCTCTCACAGCGGCTCACTGCATACACAACCACGAGGACGATCT gtaCGTAGTACGTGTAGGCGAGCTGGACCTCGCCAGGGAAGACGAGGGGGCGACCCCCCTCGACGTACTCATTAAAAGCAAGATCAAGCACGAGGGGTACAACCCCAAGGCTTTCACCAACGACATCGGTCTGCTGGTGCTGGAGAAAGACGTGGAATTCACTA ATCTGATAAGGCCCATCTGCATACCAACTGACATTAAACTTCGCTCCACCACCTTCGAGGATTACAACCCATTCATCGCTGGATGGGGAGATCTGGAGTTCC GCGGGCCGAAAGCGACGCATCTCCAAGTGCTGCAACTACCGGTGGTGTCGAACGACTTCTGTCGGCAAGCGTATACTGCTTACAAGGCGCAAGTCATCGACGAGAGGGTGCTCTGCGCTGGCTTCAAGCAGGGAGGCAAGGACTCATGCCAGGGCGACAGCGGGGGACCCTTGATGCAGCCCATG tttaacCCTGAAACGTTGAAGTTCAGCTTCTATCAGATCGGCGTGGTGTCATTCGGGAAGAAATGCGCTGAGCCAGGTTTCCCCGGCGTGTACTCCCGGGTGACCAGCTTCGTACCCTGGCTGGAGAAGAACGTGCTCGGgctctga
- the LOC112057706 gene encoding uncharacterized protein LOC112057706 isoform X1 translates to MARVLIFLCVCLCYQLVDCQFGFFNARDQRRQSPFGFAANFIPNTANRFRDTLSGILHLQPQTPADNPEYVYPYQNQNRPNQYDQYYNQPSNVRFPNQGNRRPDGYYNNGQNQEFNQRPVENVDQQTGYGFENGANNNNQYAPNFNNEGNAPNFDNGFNSGQQNGPAFGQNTEAPNVGNEENGGIVSGQQDGPAFGQNDGSNPTIVSGQQDGPVFGQSTEAPNFGSEANNNGFVSGQQDGPAIGQNTGSNDNNGQFISGQQDGPAFGQNDGGNGLVIGQQNGPAFGQNTYTEAPTFASDNDVPDQSNTENRFNFGDNSAGTGVFQETCPTIDKGLGTCRNIKTCPPYVKLLEEARSNSAAVQVLRKAHCGFDGNTPKVCCPSQSVPVVTPPPTPALTPAPTPVPTPAPTPGTDTASGKSLTSDFVDAFPVPPVCGFSNGTFSRVVGGVNAKLGDFPWMALLGYKGKRSPTTSWLCGGSLITRHHALTAAHCIHNHEDDLYVVRVGELDLAREDEGATPLDVLIKSKIKHEGYNPKAFTNDIGLLVLEKDVEFTNLIRPICIPTDIKLRSTTFEDYNPFIAGWGDLEFRGPKATHLQVLQLPVVSNDFCRQAYTAYKAQVIDERVLCAGFKQGGKDSCQGDSGGPLMQPMFNPETLKFSFYQIGVVSFGKKCAEPGFPGVYSRVTSFVPWLEKNVLGL, encoded by the exons ATGGCGCGAGTGTTGatttttttgtgtgtttgtcTGTGTTACCAATTAGTGGACTGCCAATTTG GCTTCTTCAATGCACGAGATCAGCGAAGACAATCTCCATTTGGATTCGCAGCAAACTTCATACCGAATACTGCTAACAGATTTAGAGACACCCTAAGCGGCATACTCCATCTTCAGCCACAAACTCCTGCTGATAACCCAGAATACGTTTATCCTTACCAAAATCAAAATCGACCGAACCAATATGATCAATATTACAACCAACCAAGTAACGTGAGATTTCCAAATCAAGGAAACCGACGTCCAGATGGATACTACAATAATGGACAGAACCAAGAGTTCAATCAAAGACCAGTCGAAAATGTCGACCAGCAAACTGGCTACGGATTTGAAAACGGTGCTAACAATAACAACCAATATGCTCCTAATTTTAATAACGAAGGTAATGCACCTAATTTCGATAATGGATTTAACAGTGGCCAACAGAATGGTCCTGCGTTTGGGCAAAATACAGAAGCACCAAATGTTGGCAATGAAGAAAATGGAGGTATTGTCAGTGGGCAACAAGATGGTCCAGCTTTTGGGCAAAACGATGGATCTAATCCAACAATTGTAAGTGGACAACAGGATGGCCCTGTGTTTGGGCAAAGCACAGAAGCACCAAATTTTGGCAGTGAAGCTAATAATAATGGGTTTGTCAGTGGGCAACAGGATGGTCCAGCGATTGGTCAAAATACAGgatctaatgataataatggacAGTTTATAAGCGGACAACAGGACGGCCCTGCTTTTGGGCAAAATGATGGAGGTAATGGATTAGTCATCGGCCAACAGAATGGACCAGCGTTTGGGCAAAACACTTATACTGAAGCTCCAACATTTGCTAGTGACAACGACGTTCCAGACCAATCGAACACGGAAAACAGGTTCAACTTTGGAGACAACTCTGCAGGGACAGGAGTATTCC AGGAGACATGTCCGACCATAGACAAAGGGCTGGGCACGTGTCGTAACATCAAGACGTGTCCGCCGTACGTCAAGCTGTTGGAAGAGGCGCGGTCCAACTCTGCAGCGGTGCAGGTGCTGAGGAAAGCCCATTGTGGCTTCGATGGGAATACCCCCAAG GTATGCTGTCCCAGTCAATCTGTGCCAGTGGTGACCCCACCTCCAACACCTGCCCTCACACCTGCCCCCACTCCTGTTCCAACACCTGCCCCCACACCTGGCACAGACACCGCGTCGGGCAAGTCGTTGACCTCTGACTTCGTGGATGCGTTCCCCGTGCCCCCAGTGTGCGGATTCAGCAATGGAACCTTCAGCAGAGTGGTCGGCGGAGTCAACGCCAAGCTTG GTGATTTCCCATGGATGGCACTGCTGGGTTACAAGGGCAAGAGGAGTCCGACCACCAGCTGGCTCTGCGGCGGATCCCTCATCACTCGGCACCACGCTCTCACAGCGGCTCACTGCATACACAACCACGAGGACGATCT gtaCGTAGTACGTGTAGGCGAGCTGGACCTCGCCAGGGAAGACGAGGGGGCGACCCCCCTCGACGTACTCATTAAAAGCAAGATCAAGCACGAGGGGTACAACCCCAAGGCTTTCACCAACGACATCGGTCTGCTGGTGCTGGAGAAAGACGTGGAATTCACTA ATCTGATAAGGCCCATCTGCATACCAACTGACATTAAACTTCGCTCCACCACCTTCGAGGATTACAACCCATTCATCGCTGGATGGGGAGATCTGGAGTTCC GCGGGCCGAAAGCGACGCATCTCCAAGTGCTGCAACTACCGGTGGTGTCGAACGACTTCTGTCGGCAAGCGTATACTGCTTACAAGGCGCAAGTCATCGACGAGAGGGTGCTCTGCGCTGGCTTCAAGCAGGGAGGCAAGGACTCATGCCAGGGCGACAGCGGGGGACCCTTGATGCAGCCCATG tttaacCCTGAAACGTTGAAGTTCAGCTTCTATCAGATCGGCGTGGTGTCATTCGGGAAGAAATGCGCTGAGCCAGGTTTCCCCGGCGTGTACTCCCGGGTGACCAGCTTCGTACCCTGGCTGGAGAAGAACGTGCTCGGgctctga
- the LOC112057462 gene encoding uncharacterized protein LOC112057462, which yields MPPRKDRARKSDDESADESMATGSTVVTMTEQQLETIMTNIAKSQAETSRLLIENILATQRTGSGTSSPMMAPPAKLGSFAKCTARFDGTIMGSADEADVLEAFIDAVETYKECTNVSDDHALKGLPMLLTGNAAVWWRGVRDSTPTWNDALLRLRGVYGVPRPGYKIFREVFSQVHTSERADIFVSRIRALLSKLPYVLQENVKIDIVFGLLDRRIRKRVPRESVESIDRLMEKARLVEESLAEVSTVTIQHSNPKIPDVQLNPSNSHVPIVNPSTADVTENTYETNLKNSCSDSELNLIEKPNETVKVKRARPRCGFCKFFGHKTSDCRNRPRIDSQSDCQTPDRLEDTKRADVRCYGCGQLGTIRSKCDRCRKSSTSNVQFHSLEVGGADSSRPVVTVEIATHKGTATLDTGATHSIASPGLYKLLVQEGIQFTETHCTIGLADGTHQVRTALTCDTVVSLGTRDIPTSFIVFPDADNRTLLGTDFIIKANLILDLSRGTWSFKDKPQKKYFFTKVNDLHTADDAELMKVYPSQFTLRDDEGTRLPGNQKVQLDSLLIRKVYRNATDGPANDYPEHQMKVSESNASPPYLLSQNRKINDTRSRPSCLEQSGCDLCLIEVDLSSRSSRDIRENQPKDPTLHKIVEDLEKTDDPLRGRRYSDRGYVMSDSILYEVETRKSAGLMKTPATTQRSKVSAKKRQVAQKKSADEGQRPAPEYAVGNLVMLKTQGAHRGQAPKLIPWRDGPYRIKEVVSPTTYLLETVRNHTTIGKYHTSQLTAFIGDVLPPFKEKREKGRPRLGKVKIQTQGRDVMNFRGRM from the coding sequence ATGCCGCCACGAAAGGATAGAGCGAGGAAGAGCGACGACGAAAGTGCCGACGAATCAATGGCAACGGGTTCTACAGTTGTGACGATGACGGAGCAACAGCTGGAAACTATTATGACAAATATAGCCAAAAGCCAAGCAGAGACGAGCCGACTTTTGATAGAGAATATTCTGGCAACACAACGTACCGGCTCAGGCACGAGTTCGCCGATGATGGCACCGCCTGCAAAGCTGGGAAGTTTTGCGAAGTGCACCGCACGCTTCGATGGCACAATTATGGGTTCTGCAGATGAGGCCGACGTGTTGGAAGCTTTCATCGACGCCGTTGAAACCTATAAGGAGTGCACGAACGTGAGCGACGATCATGCACTTAAAGGGTTGCCTATGCTTCTCACCGGCAACGCAGCGGTTTGGTGGCGAGGTGTGAGGGACAGCACTCCAACGTGGAACGACGCGCTTCTACGACTACGAGGCGTGTACGGTGTTCCGCGGCCCGGATACAAAATATTTCGCGAAGTGTTTTCCCAAGTGCATACAAGTGAACGCGCGGATATTTTTGTATCTCGTATTAGGGCGTTATTAAGTAAATTACCGTACGTTCTACAAGAAAATGTGAAAATAGACATTGTGTTCGGTTTATTAGATCGGCGGATAAGGAAGCGCGTGCCTCGCGAATCCGTGGAGAGCATAGACAGGTTAATGGAGAAGGCCAGGTTAGTTGAGGAATCATTGGCGGAGGTAAGTACAGTTACCATTCAACATTCCAACCCCAAAATTCCCGATGTCCAACTTAACCCTTCAAACAGCCACGTGCCCATTGTTAACCCTTCCACTGCTGACGTGACCGAAAATACGTACGAgacgaatttaaaaaattcatgtAGTGATTCAGAATTAAACTTAATAGAAAAACCTAATGAAACCGTTAAAGTTAAACGCGCGAGACCGAGATGtggattttgtaaattcttcgGCCACAAAACTAGTGATTGCCGAAACCGGCCGCGAATCGACAGTCAATCGGACTGTCAGACTCCGGATAGACTGGAGGACACCAAGAGGGCCGACGTGCGCTGCTATGGCTGCGGTCAGCTTGGGACGATCAGGTCGAAGTGCGACAGGTGTAGAAAGTCATCGACTAGTAATGTGCAGTTTCACAGTTTAGAGGTAGGCGGCGCAGATAGCTCGCGACCCGTAGTAACTGTAGAGATCGCTACACATAAAGGTACGGCTACCTTGGACACTGGCGCTACACACTCGATTGCCAGCCCTGGTCTGTATAAGTTGTTAGTGCAGGAAGGAATACAGTTTACCGAAACTCACTGCACCATAGGATTAGCCGATGGTACACATCAGGTGAGAACAGCATTAACTTGTGACACCGTTGTCAGTCTAGGTACACGGGATATACCTACATCGTTCATTGTATTCCCGGATGCTGATAATAGGACTTTGCTTGGAACAGACTTTATCATCAAGGCTAACTTAATTCTCGATTTATCTCGAGGTACCTGGAGTTTCAAGGACAAACCCCAGAAGAAATATTTCTTTACGAAGGTCAACGACTTGCACACTGCTGATGATGCAGAGCTGATGAAAGTCTATCCTTCGCAATTTACCCTGCGTGATGATGAAGGTACGAGGTTACCAGGTAATCAGAAGGTGCAGCTGGACTCGTTGCTGATAAGGAAGGTCTATCGCAACGCTACGGATGGCCCAGCGAACGATTACCCTGAGCATCAGATGAAGGTGAGTGAATCGAACGCTTCACCCCCGTACCTGCTCTCGCAGAATAGGAAGATTAATGATACGCGATCTCGTCCATCGTGCTTGGAGCAATCCGGATGTGACCTCTGTCTCATCGAAGTCGATTTGTCTTCGAGAAGTTCTCGTGATATTCGGGAGAACCAACCCAAAGACCCTACGCTTCATAAGATCGTTGAAGATTTGGAGAAGACCGACGATCCGTTAAGGGGGAGGCGTTATTCTGACCGAGGTTATGTTATGTCCGACAGTATTTTGTACGAGGTAGAGACGAGGAAATCCGCTGGATTGATGAAAACGCCAGCGACGACCCAACGATCCAAAGTTTCAGCAAAGAAGCGGCAAGTAGCCCAGAAGAAAAGTGCTGATGAAGGCCAACGTCCAGCTCCAGAGTATGCGGTAGGTAACTTAGTGATGCTCAAGACCCAAGGAGCCCATAGAGGGCAGGCGCCAAAGCTGATACCCTGGAGAGACGGCCCCTATAGGATTAAAGAAGTTGTGAGTCCCACGACGTACTTATTGGAAACGGTCAGGAACCACACGACTATAGGTAAGTATCATACGTCTCAGCTGACCGCATTCATAGGGGACGTACTGCCGCCCTTCAAGGAGAAAAGGGAAAAGGGAAGGCCGAGATTAGGAAAGGTAAAAATTCAGACGCAGGGACGCGATGTAATGAATTTTAGGGGGAGGATGTAA